DNA sequence from the Lysinibacillus sp. OF-1 genome:
GCTTCTTTACCGACAATATCAGCAGAAGTAAATTGTAGACATTTCACTATGAAAACACGCTCCATCTTATCATTCGGATCATAGCCATGAATCATCGCTATTTCCTGTAATGTTTTTAAAGCAGTTCCTAAAATAACTGGAATATCAATAGCTAAAGTAAAAATGCCTCCGAAGCCAGTAGAGGCCCCTTGTACCGTAGCAAATTTTACACGTTCATTTTGTAATTTATCACTGAGAGCAATCATGTCCTCTAAAGGAATTTGCCCAATATCAGCAATCGTCAAAATATGCTGTGTAGAAGAATGGTTGCGGATTTTTTGAAGTATGGCTTGTTCATTAATTAAATATTTCCCGCCCGATTGAATATAATTGCCTAATTCATCAACTAATAAAGCAATTTTATTTTGAATAAAGGCAGGCGTCATTTTATCTAATATCTTAAAAGGTATTCTCCCTAATTTCTCCCAAAACCATAAATCCTTTTGATCCTTCTCCCACAATTGAATCTCTTGCAAATACTGTTCTAATTGCTCGCGTTTCTCCATTATTATCTAATCCCCTTATTTGTCCATATCATTTGAACTTGATTCAGCCAATGTTTATTTTCAGCGTGTCGTAATTGATATACGAAAAAATTTTTATAAGGTTTCGCTCTATTCAATGAAGATTTAGACAAACTAATGAATTCATCATGATTGCCAAACAGAAGCAAGGAGTGCAATGCCGTCATTAATTTGCTGAAGTGTCAGTCCACCATAGCCAATAATGACCTTCGCGTCAATCGTACCATTTTGATAGGAGGTAGAGCATGGATAGACTTGAATTCCTACCTCTTGAGCTAGCTGGATTGCTCTATTTTCGGCAAGATATGGAGGTA
Encoded proteins:
- a CDS encoding EcsC family protein, producing MEKREQLEQYLQEIQLWEKDQKDLWFWEKLGRIPFKILDKMTPAFIQNKIALLVDELGNYIQSGGKYLINEQAILQKIRNHSSTQHILTIADIGQIPLEDMIALSDKLQNERVKFATVQGASTGFGGIFTLAIDIPVILGTALKTLQEIAMIHGYDPNDKMERVFIVKCLQFTSADIVGKEAILQELSTMNSSKKASDNMISQLQGWQEVFYTYRDQLGWKKLFQMIPIAGMVFGAYANKGMIQDVAETGMMLYRKRRIYEKLNELEH